Below is a genomic region from Sneathia vaginalis.
GGTTATGAAGAATCATTAATTGAGAGAGAAAAAAATTATCCAACAGGATTAAATTTTGAAAAGTACTTCGTTGCAATACCTCATACAACATATTCATTAATAAATAGTCAAAGAATAGTGTTTGTTAGGTTAAAAAATGAAGTTGAGTTTGGAGAAATGGGTACAAATGAAAAACAATTAAAAGTTAAAGTAGTCCTATTCCTATTAATCAAAAAAGGTGAAGAACAAGTAACCGTCTTATTAAACTTAATGAAAATTTTAGGCGATGAAGATTGCTATAATACACTAGAAAAAAGTGAAGATAAAGAAGAAGTATATAACATATTAGTAAATAAATATGGAAAATAATAGGAGGTATATATGAAAAGAATAGTAGTAGCATGCGGTTCAGGAATAGCAACATCACAAACAGTTGCATCAAAGATTAATTCAATGTTAGAAGATGATGGGATTAGTGCAACAGTAGAATCTGTTGATATAAAGGCATTAGAAAATATTATATCACAAGTTGATATTTATGTAACAATAGTTCCAGGATCAGAAACATATGGTAAGCCAACAATAAATGGTATTAAATTTTTAACAGGTCTAGGTATGGAAGAAGAATACGAAAAATTAAAAGAATTAATTGCAAAGTAGAAGAGGAGTATTTATGTTAAAACAAGTAGTAGACTATATTTTAGGACTAGGTCCAGCAATATTTTTACCAATAATTATGATAATAATTGGTATAATAATCAGAATGAAAATTAAAAGAGCAATTTTAGCAGGTATAACTTTGGGTATAGCATTTACTGGTATGTCATTGATACTAGGTTTCATGTTTGAAACAATAAGCCCAGTTGCTGCAAAATTCGTTGAAACAACAGGTATACATTTAAATACAGTAGATGTAGGATGGGCACCAATGTCAGCAATAGCTTGGGCATGGCCATATGCATTATTAATGTTCCCTATTCAAATAGTTATTAACCTAATACTATTAGGATTTAACTTTACAAATGTATTAAATGTAGATATGTGGAATGTTTGGGGTAAAATTTTTACAGCAACAATGGTTATAGCTATAACTCATAGCTTAATATTAGGATTTGTAGCTGCAGTTATACAAATAATATTAGAATTAAAAACAGCAGAAGTTACTCAAAAGAGAATATATAAAATAACTAGTATTCCTGGTGTAACTTGTACACACTATATGACATTACAATGTGCAATGATGGAACCAATTAATAAGGTATTAGACTTAATACCTGCAATAAAAAACAGTACATTTGATTCAGAAAAATTAAAATCAAAAATAGGTGTATTTGGTGAAAATTCAGTTATGGGATTCATAATAGGTGGTCTATTTGCATTGGTTGCAAGATACTCAGTAAGTGAAACATTACAAATAGCAATTAAAGTTTCTGCATCACTAGTTCTATTCCCTATGGTAGCAAAATTATTCATGCAATCATTAGCACCAATTGCAGATGCAGCAGGTGCATACATGAAGAATAAATATAAAGATAGAGAAATATATATAGGTCTAGACTGGCCATTCTTAGCAGGGCAAGCAGAATTATGGGTTATCTCTATCTTAATAGTACCAGTATCAATAGTACTAGCATTAGTATTTTCAAAATTAAATCTAAATACAATATTACCTCTAGCAGGTATAGTAAATGTAATAGTTGTTGTACCAGCAATGATCGTTAGTAAAAAGAATTTAATAAAGATGTTCATATTAAGTGTAATATTTACACCAGCATATCTAATAGTATCATCAAGTTTTGCACCTTATGTTACAGAACTTGCAAGACAAGTAGGAACTATTGATATACCAAGTGGACAAATGATTAGTTACTTTGGTGTAGAAGCTCCAATATTTAGATGGGTGTTAGCAAATGGCTTAGCACTTAGATGGCAAGGATTATTAGGTGTTGTTATATTTATAGTCCTATACGCAGTATTCTATATCACAATGAGAAAGGAAAAT
It encodes:
- a CDS encoding PTS galactitol transporter subunit IIC yields the protein MLKQVVDYILGLGPAIFLPIIMIIIGIIIRMKIKRAILAGITLGIAFTGMSLILGFMFETISPVAAKFVETTGIHLNTVDVGWAPMSAIAWAWPYALLMFPIQIVINLILLGFNFTNVLNVDMWNVWGKIFTATMVIAITHSLILGFVAAVIQIILELKTAEVTQKRIYKITSIPGVTCTHYMTLQCAMMEPINKVLDLIPAIKNSTFDSEKLKSKIGVFGENSVMGFIIGGLFALVARYSVSETLQIAIKVSASLVLFPMVAKLFMQSLAPIADAAGAYMKNKYKDREIYIGLDWPFLAGQAELWVISILIVPVSIVLALVFSKLNLNTILPLAGIVNVIVVVPAMIVSKKNLIKMFILSVIFTPAYLIVSSSFAPYVTELARQVGTIDIPSGQMISYFGVEAPIFRWVLANGLALRWQGLLGVVIFIVLYAVFYITMRKENE
- a CDS encoding PTS sugar transporter subunit IIB; its protein translation is MKRIVVACGSGIATSQTVASKINSMLEDDGISATVESVDIKALENIISQVDIYVTIVPGSETYGKPTINGIKFLTGLGMEEEYEKLKELIAK
- a CDS encoding PTS sugar transporter subunit IIA — protein: MLFNKEDIYFNVEAENREDLIRKMSKIFKEQGYIKDGYEESLIEREKNYPTGLNFEKYFVAIPHTTYSLINSQRIVFVRLKNEVEFGEMGTNEKQLKVKVVLFLLIKKGEEQVTVLLNLMKILGDEDCYNTLEKSEDKEEVYNILVNKYGK